The Camelina sativa cultivar DH55 chromosome 14, Cs, whole genome shotgun sequence genome includes a window with the following:
- the LOC104778043 gene encoding armadillo repeat-containing protein 8 isoform X1, whose product MPTTTTSAASSSSSTASASGNNSNRQADVFSRLASSDPEVKLKALREVKNQIIGNRTKKLSFLKLGAVPAIASALADADDSEKCNNILVQSAAALGSFACGFEAGVQAVLDAGVFPRLLRLLTNPDEKVVDAGARSLRMIFQSNQAPKYDFLQEKNMEFLFSLLNSENENVSGLGASIIAHACGTSVEQRVLCEAGVLEKLVILLDGSLSQREACLESLATVLKNNPEAVSDFVGLESGRHLNSVTELTKDRYPRTRLLSCLCLVVIYNTSPSYFVNMGTKSGLITTLLELLNDPGQSGDDAALGLSCLIAGKEDLQKLAYEANAIKNIVDILKTDSELQTKRLQGLFLSLAELCSKLEDCRCSFVSLQVLDLLINALRHKDADVKAAACICLRNASRSVKNLSAGRFNSDHVMLPLVQLLHDPSSSVQVAVLGALSNIVLDFSSPKSSFIEFGGIKQLIELSKSMDPDARCSALRALRNLMFLADNKRKELFISDVNAQGFACLISDPEPPVQEQALALLRNLVDGCISSIEFVFDEDGLILDTVGRQLRKGPQAHMAIQGMYVLTNVASGTELHKEAVMQQLFPQATGSENFMLKFLQSDESQLRSATVWTIINLISPSSPGAYDRHVKLRSAGIIPQLKNMVNDACLDVKIRIKTVLGQSMSFGDNY is encoded by the exons ATGCCTACAACCACAACCTCCGccgcttcttcctcctcctcaaccGCATCCGCATCCGGTAATAATAGTAATCGTCAAGCCGATGTATTCTCTCGTCTGGCTTCATCTGACCCTGAAGTCAAGCTTAAGGCCCTTCGTGAGGTCAAAAACCAGATTATCGGAAACCGTACAAAGAAGCTCTCTTTCCTCAAACTCGGAGCTGTTCCCGCCATAGCTTCTGCTCTCGCTGATGCAGATGATTCGGAGAAATGCAACAACATCCTTGTCCAATCTGCGGCGGCGCTTGGGAGTTTCGCTTGTGGGTTTGAAGCCGGAGTTCAAGCTGTTCTTGATGCCGGTGTTTTccctcgtcttcttcgtcttctcacTAATCCTGACGAAAAG GTAGTAGATGCGGGGGCTCGCTCGCTTAGAATGATATTTCAATCTAATCAAGCTCCAAAGTACGACTTTCTTCAAGAGAAAAACATGGAGTTTCTATTCTCCTTGTTGAACAGCGAGAATGAGAATGTTAGTGGGCTTGGTGCGAGCATCATTGCTCATGCTTGTGGAACAAGTGTGGAGCAGCGTGTTCTCTGCGAAGCTGGTGTGTTGGAGAAGCTTGTTATACTTCTTGATGGTTCGTTAAGCCAAAGAGAAGCTTGTCTTGAATCTTTAGCCACGGTTTTGAAGAACAACCCTGAAGCTGTTTCGGATTTTGTTGGACTTGAATCTGGGAGACATTTGAATTCTGTAACTGAATTAACAAAGGATAGGTATCCGAGAACGAGGCTGCTTTCTTGTCTCTGCTTAGTTGTTATATACAACACTTCTCCTTCTTATTTCGTGAACATGGGAACCAAATCGGGATTGATAACTACTCTGCTTGAGCTGCTCAACGACCCTGGTCAATCTGGAGATGATGCTGCTTTGGGTTTATCTTGTCTGATTGCGGGAAAAGAGGATTTACAGAAGTTAGCTTACGAGGCCAATGCAATCAAGAATATTGTCGACATCTTGAAGACAGATAGTGAGCTCCAGACTAAACGTCTTCAgggtttgtttttgtctctAGCTGAATTGTGCTCAAAGCTTGAAGATTGCAGGTGTAGCTTCGTGTCATTGCAG GTGTTAGACCTGCTGATTAATGCACTAAGACACAAAGATGCTGATGTAAAAGCTGCCGCGTGCATTTGCTTAAGAAACGCTTCTCGATCAGTCAAG AATTTGAGTGCAGGAAGATTCAACAGCGATCATGTTATGCTTCCTTTGGTTCAGTTACTACATGATCCATCTTCGTCTGTCCAG GTTGCAGTTCTTGGTGCTCTGAGCAATAtagtattggatttttcatcACCAAAGTCATCATTTATAGAGTTCGGAGGGATAAAACAGCTTATTGAGTTGTCAAAATCAATGGATCCAGATGCTCGGTGTAGCGCTTTACGTGCTTTAAGGAACCTCATGTTCCTTGCCGACAATAAACGTAAAGAACTCTTTATTTCAGACGTCAATGCTCAAGGATTTGCTTGCCTCATTAGTG ATCCTGAGCCTCCAGTGCAAGAGCAAGCTTTGGCCCTCCTCCGTAATCTTGTTGACGGATGTATCAGCTCAATCGAGTTTGTATTTGATGAAGATGGTCTTATCTTAGATACTGTTGGGAGGCAATTGAGGAAAGGTCCACAAGCTCATATGGCAATACAG GGAATGTATGTGCTCACGAATGTAGCGAGTGGGACTGAGTTACATAAAGAAGCAGTTATGCAGCAGCTGTTTCCTCAAGCCACTGGATCAGAGAATTTCATGCTGAAGTTTTTGCAGAGTGATGAGAGCCAGTTACGGTCAGCAACAGTCTGGACTATTATAAACCTCATTAGTCCTTCAAGTCCCGGTGCATATGATCGGCATGTGAAATTGAGAAGTGCGGGTATTATTCCCCAGTTAAAGAACATGGTCAACGATGCTTGCCTCGATgttaag ATTCGCATCAAAACCGTATTAGGCCAGTCCATGTCTTTTGGCGATAACTACTAA
- the LOC104742648 gene encoding stress-response A/B barrel domain-containing protein DABB1-like has product MSSSIVEHVVLFKLKNNDDVDSNKISSMVNGINELINLDQVLHLSCGSIHRLSSTTAASAAFTHVLHSRYRSKEDLDAYAIHPDHVRVVKESESIREDVLAVDWIAEKVPGILAPPPGSIGKITVVKVKETVTEEVKSEIMEVIKEKSKGVDQMIFVLEKTSLRVELKDRFRKLLSVSQSDRFRKLLSVFEFVVPPKLASV; this is encoded by the coding sequence ATGTCTTCTTCGATCGTCGAGCACGTCGTCCTCTTCAAGCTCAAGAACAACGACGACGTTGACTCCAACAAAATCAGCTCCATGGTCAACGGAATCAACGAACTCATCAATCTCGACCAGGTACTTCACCTCTCCTGCGGTTCAATCCATCGCCTTAGCTCCACCACCGCTGCTTCCGCCGCCTTCACTCACGTCCTTCATAGCCGTTACAGATCTAAAGAAGATCTCGACGCGTACGCAATACATCCTGATCACGTCCGCGTCGTCAAGGAATCGGAATCGATCCGTGAAGACGTCTTGGCCGTTGACTGGATCGCCGAGAAAGTTCCCGGAATCCTAGCTCCGCCTCCTGGTTCAATTGGTAAAATCACGGTTGTGAAGGTGAAAGAGACCGTCACGGAAGAGGTGAAATCGGAGATTATGGAAGTGATTAAGGAGAAATCTAAAGGAGTTGATCAGATGATCTTTGTGTTGGAGAAAACTTCTCTCCGGGTAGAGCTAAAGGATCGATTTCGTAAACTTCTCTCCGTTTCTCAATCGGATCGATTTCGTAAACTTCTCTCCGTTTTTGAGTTCGTAGTGCCTCCAAAACTTGCTTCTGTGTGA
- the LOC104778043 gene encoding armadillo repeat-containing protein 8 isoform X2 — MPTTTTSAASSSSSTASASGNNSNRQADVFSRLASSDPEVKLKALREVKNQIIGNRTKKLSFLKLGAVPAIASALADADDSEKCNNILVQSAAALGSFACGFEAGVQAVLDAGVFPRLLRLLTNPDEKVVDAGARSLRMIFQSNQAPKYDFLQEKNMEFLFSLLNSENENVSGLGASIIAHACGTSVEQRVLCEAGVLEKLVILLDGSLSQREACLESLATVLKNNPEAVSDFVGLESGRYLNSVTELTKDRYPRTRLLSCLCLVVIYNTSPSYFVNMGTKSGLITTLLELLNDPGQSGDDAALGLSCLIAGKEDLQKLAYEANAIKNIVDILKTDSELQTKRLQGLFLSLAELCSKLEDCRCSFVSLQVLDLLINALRHKDADVKAAACICLRNASRSVKNLSAGRFNSDHVMLPLVQLLHDPSSSVQVAVLGALSNIVLDFSSPKSSFIEFGGIKQLIELSKSMDPNARCSALRALRNLMFLADNKRKELYISDVNAQGFACLISDPEPPVQEQALALLRNLVDGCISSIEFVFDEDGLILDTVGRQLRKGPQAHMAIQGMYVLTNVASGTELHKEAVMQQLFPQATGSENFMLKFLQSDESQLRSATVWTIINLISPSSPGAYDRHVKLRSAGIIPQLKNMVNDACLDVKIRIKTVLGQSMSFGDNY, encoded by the exons ATGCCTACAACCACAACCTCCGccgcttcttcctcctcctcaaccGCATCCGCATCCGGTAATAATAGTAATCGTCAAGCCGATGTATTCTCTCGTCTGGCTTCATCTGACCCTGAAGTCAAGCTTAAGGCCCTTCGTGAGGTCAAAAACCAGATTATCGGAAACCGTACAAAGAAGCTCTCTTTCCTCAAACTCGGAGCTGTTCCCGCCATAGCTTCTGCTCTCGCTGATGCAGATGATTCGGAGAAATGCAACAACATCCTTGTCCAATCTGCGGCGGCGCTTGGGAGTTTCGCTTGTGGGTTTGAAGCCGGAGTTCAAGCTGTTCTTGATGCCGGTGTTTTccctcgtcttcttcgtcttctcacTAATCCTGACGAAAAG GTAGTAGATGCGGGGGCTCGCTCGCTTAGAATGATATTTCAATCTAATCAAGCTCCAAAGTACGACTTTCTTCAAGAGAAAAACATGGAGTTTCTATTCTCCTTGTTGAACAGCGAGAATGAGAATGTTAGTGGGCTTGGTGCGAGCATCATTGCTCATGCTTGTGGAACAAGTGTGGAGCAGCGTGTTCTCTGCGAAGCTGGTGTGTTGGAGAAGCTTGTTATACTTCTTGATGGTTCGTTAAGCCAAAGAGAAGCTTGTCTTGAATCTTTAGCCACGGTTTTGAAGAACAACCCTGAAGCTGTTTCGGATTTTGTTGGACTTGAATCTGGGAGATATTTGAATTCTGTAACTGAATTAACAAAGGATAGGTATCCGAGAACGAGGCTGCTTTCTTGTCTCTGCTTAGTTGTTATATACAACACTTCTCCTTCTTATTTCGTGAACATGGGAACCAAATCGGGATTGATAACTACTCTGCTTGAGCTGCTCAACGACCCTGGTCAATCTGGAGATGATGCTGCTTTGGGTTTATCTTGTCTGATTGCGGGAAAAGAGGATTTACAGAAGTTAGCTTACGAGGCCAATGCAATCAAGAATATTGTCGACATCTTGAAGACAGATAGTGAGCTCCAGACTAAACGTCTTCAgggtttgtttttgtctctAGCTGAATTGTGCTCAAAGCTTGAAGATTGCAGGTGTAGCTTCGTGTCATTGCAG GTGTTAGACCTGCTGATTAATGCACTAAGACACAAAGATGCTGATGTAAAAGCTGCCGCGTGCATTTGCTTAAGAAACGCTTCTCGATCAGTCAAG AATTTGAGTGCAGGAAGATTCAACAGCGATCATGTTATGCTTCCTTTGGTTCAGTTACTACATGATCCATCTTCGTCTGTCCAG GTTGCAGTTCTTGGTGCTCTGAGCAATAtagtattggatttttcatcACCAAAGTCATCATTTATAGAGTTCGGAGGGATAAAACAGCTTATTGAGTTGTCAAAATCAATGGATCCAAATGCTCGGTGTAGCGCTTTACGTGCTTTAAGGAACCTCATGTTCCTTGCCGACAATAAACGTAAAGAACTCTATATTTCAGACGTCAATGCTCAAGGATTTGCTTGCCTCATTAGTG ATCCTGAGCCTCCAGTGCAAGAGCAAGCTTTGGCCCTCCTCCGTAATCTTGTTGACGGATGTATCAGCTCAATCGAGTTTGTATTTGATGAAGATGGTCTTATCTTAGATACTGTTGGGAGGCAATTGAGGAAAGGTCCACAAGCTCATATGGCAATACAG GGAATGTATGTGCTCACGAATGTAGCGAGTGGGACTGAGTTACATAAAGAAGCAGTTATGCAGCAGCTGTTTCCTCAAGCCACTGGATCAGAGAATTTCATGCTGAAGTTTTTGCAGAGTGATGAGAGCCAGTTACGGTCAGCAACAGTCTGGACTATTATAAACCTCATTAGTCCTTCAAGTCCCGGTGCATATGATCGGCATGTGAAATTGAGAAGTGCGGGTATTATTCCCCAGTTAAAGAACATGGTCAACGATGCTTGCCTCGATgttaag ATTCGCATCAAAACCGTATTAGGCCAGTCCATGTCTTTTGGCGATAACTACTAA
- the LOC104742647 gene encoding cyclin-dependent protein kinase inhibitor SMR3-like: protein MASKGNKPIRRTTTRRSKRIHYKNPSPPPCSSIIDSDVTSTSSSPTTSPASTATPSSFQPESGCCTPKSKKSRIPEMLTCPPAPKKQKVGQNCALRRRQIAFFASPDVEMFFVFALGQQTNK from the coding sequence ATGGCATCAAAAGGAAATAAACCAATAAGAAGAACAACCacaagaagaagtaaaagaatcCATTACAAGAACCCATCTCCTCCTCCATGTAGTTCTATCATCGATAGTGACGTCACCTCGACGTCATCTTCACCTACTACTTCACCCGCATCAACGGCCACGCCATCTTCATTCCAACCGGAGAGTGGATGTTGTACACCGAAGTCTAAGAAGTCACGTATACCGGAGATGCTCACGTGTCCGCCGGCGCCGAAGAAGCAGAAAGTGGGGCAAAACTGCGCTTTGAGGAGAAGACAAATAGCTTTCTTTGCATCTCCAGATGTAGAGATGTTCTTCGTTTTCGCACTTGGTcaacaaaccaataaataa